From the genome of Triticum aestivum cultivar Chinese Spring chromosome 3B, IWGSC CS RefSeq v2.1, whole genome shotgun sequence, one region includes:
- the LOC123069642 gene encoding peroxiredoxin-2F, mitochondrial — MASALARRAGGSPAAALWAAARGFASVGSDIVSAAPGVSLQKARSWDEGVATKFSTTPLKDIFHGAYTGVCSQSHVPSYKNNIDKLKAKGIDSVICVAVNDPYVLNGWAEKLQAKDAIEFYGDLDGSFHKSLDLEIDLSAALLGRRSHRWSAFVDDGKIKAFNVEKAPSDFKVSGAEVILDQI, encoded by the exons ATGGCTTCAGCACTGGCGAGGAGGGCGGGAGGTTCCCCTGCGGCGGCGCTGTGGGCCGCGGCCAGGGGATTCGCGTCGGTGGGCTCCGACATCGTCTCCGCGGCACCCGGCGTGTCGCTGCAGAAGGCGCGGTCCTGGGACGAGGGGGTCGCCACCAAGTTCTCCACCACCCCTCTCAAGGACATCTTCCAT GGCGCATACACAGGAGTATGTTCGCAGTCACATGTCCCTAGTTACAAGAACAACATTGATAAGTTGAAAGCAAAAGGGATCGACTCTGTTATCTGTGTAGCTGTAAATGATCCCTATGTGCTGAATGGATGGGCAGAAAAAttacaggcaaaagatgca ATCGAGTTTTATGGCGACCTTGACGGGAGCTTCCACAAAAGCTTGGATCTGGAAATAGATCTCTCTGCTGCTTTGCTTGGCCGCCGCTCCCACAG GTGGTCAGCCTTTGTCGACGATGGGAAGATCAAGGCTTTCAACGTTGAGAAAGCCCCTTCTGACTTCAAGGTTTCTGGTGCTGAGGTTATCTTGGATCAAATCTGA